The Methanobacterium sp. sequence CAAATGCTTCCATATCCTTATCATATTCATATTTATTTCTTGATCCCTTAGGTATCTCAATAACTGCATATACAACTTCAGGAACCGATGGTCCTGGTGATAAATCCTTCCAAAGATTCATGTACAATCACTCCAAGTTTTCCAAATTATTTATTAAATGAGTATTAATTTTAAATTTATAATCCTAAATATCCATCAACGGCCAGATAACTTTTCTGGCGCAAATATATAACTGTAATTCCTTTTTCTCTTGCTCTTTTT is a genomic window containing:
- a CDS encoding inorganic pyrophosphatase — its product is MNLWKDLSPGPSVPEVVYAVIEIPKGSRNKYEYDKDMEAF